One genomic window of Streptomyces sp. WP-1 includes the following:
- a CDS encoding FHA domain-containing protein: MQIRLTVVDPPGPPPQRGTSRDVLVTAPAGTDLAAVASALAGAVTGEGAGRDTGGAAVVLYAGAERLDPRRAVLGEPPLVDGAVLALGAPLAAEPHPELDDAPTQLHVVAGPDAGGVHLLHGGRITVGRSADADVPLDDPDVSRLHCAVTVGADGRVSVADLGSTNGTTLDGTRIGERAVRVPAGGLLRIGESALRVAPGGPRVRVPVVADGEGCLRVGPGADAPDAGFPPAPPGGPWTGPADAPPPSGADTGHAYGSASWGTADEGLPAGRDGDTHAGRFGVGGGAQSVRRRGGLGAWARRLAGGRGEQPADGAPSYGEALPAGGAPDAGVPQRPDTWPDPAALLLTALGPGPRLWERGPGHPEALAVRLGTADRSAPDGSGLLPAVPVTAALREAGALGLAGPRPRLSGLARAVLAQLAALHSPDLLEIVLISADGSRPVAERAAEWSWLGWLPHVRPNHGQDCRLLLAYDREQAAARAEELLRRVDDLTARGAGTARPHAIPAQSTGGAGARSYPRPYDAPLIPHQSQAPGTPAAPAGPLGGPVPGSLSPAFGAPPRSPRRPSWAKDEADLGGTGFPGPYTVVVVDGDPGGTGLQEALARLAAVGPRAGVHVLCLAEVSASTASSPVARTYDTACTVTPTLRHCGAVALLSGDVAGTLQLMRVAPGGPVTPGVLATVDAVSSAWAERFARALAPLRPDGPAGAGHARVAAPLPQSARLLDELGLARATPASLMARWADAADDPEALGGRARAVLGAGPHGPVTADLVADGPHLLIEGPAGSGRTELLRAVVASLAAAERPDRLGLVLIDGRDGVGTGTGRNEGLRVCVEIPHVTTHLIANDPVRMREFAQSLGAELKRRAELLGRTDFAQWHAGRALPGRVVAQRTPPGAGDIETPPSSTLRLRPGAAARQRAEAVPPLPRLVVVVDDLDALVSPALGAPGRPAAGSVTRALEAVAREGERLGVHLVAAAGTDGRTADSEPARRATLRVRLAAPQQGPDEPAPGRGELNRSGAPAVEFQAGRVTGRIPRTATQRPTVVPLDWHRMGDPPTRRPVRELGNGPTDLALLASAVERAARQVAAAQVPSLL; encoded by the coding sequence ATGCAGATCCGGCTGACCGTCGTAGACCCGCCGGGCCCGCCCCCGCAGCGGGGCACGAGCCGCGACGTGCTGGTCACGGCGCCCGCGGGCACCGACCTCGCCGCGGTCGCGTCCGCGCTGGCCGGGGCGGTCACCGGGGAGGGCGCGGGCCGCGACACCGGGGGCGCGGCGGTCGTGCTGTACGCCGGTGCCGAGCGGCTCGATCCGCGCCGCGCCGTGCTCGGGGAGCCGCCGCTGGTGGACGGCGCCGTACTGGCCCTCGGCGCGCCCCTGGCCGCCGAACCGCACCCCGAGCTGGACGACGCGCCCACGCAGCTGCATGTGGTGGCGGGCCCGGACGCGGGCGGGGTGCACCTGCTGCACGGCGGCCGGATCACGGTCGGGCGCTCGGCGGACGCGGATGTGCCGCTGGACGATCCCGATGTGTCGCGGCTGCACTGCGCGGTGACGGTGGGCGCGGACGGCCGGGTGTCCGTGGCGGACCTGGGTTCCACGAACGGTACGACGCTGGACGGCACGCGGATCGGGGAGCGGGCGGTGCGGGTGCCCGCCGGGGGCCTGCTGCGGATCGGGGAGTCGGCGCTGCGGGTCGCGCCCGGGGGCCCGCGGGTGCGGGTGCCGGTGGTCGCGGACGGCGAGGGCTGCCTGCGCGTCGGACCCGGCGCGGACGCGCCGGACGCCGGGTTCCCCCCTGCCCCGCCCGGCGGGCCATGGACCGGTCCCGCCGACGCACCGCCGCCGTCAGGAGCGGACACCGGGCACGCCTACGGCTCCGCCTCCTGGGGAACCGCGGACGAAGGACTGCCCGCCGGACGCGACGGCGACACCCACGCGGGCCGGTTCGGGGTCGGCGGCGGGGCGCAGAGCGTCCGGCGGCGGGGCGGGCTCGGTGCCTGGGCCCGGCGGCTGGCCGGCGGGCGCGGGGAGCAGCCGGCGGACGGCGCGCCGTCGTACGGCGAGGCGCTCCCGGCCGGTGGCGCCCCGGACGCCGGGGTCCCGCAGCGGCCCGACACCTGGCCGGATCCCGCCGCGCTGCTGCTCACCGCGCTCGGCCCCGGGCCCCGGCTGTGGGAGCGCGGCCCCGGCCACCCGGAGGCGCTGGCCGTACGGCTCGGCACCGCCGACCGGAGCGCACCGGACGGCTCGGGCCTGCTGCCCGCCGTACCGGTGACCGCCGCGCTGCGGGAGGCGGGCGCGCTGGGCCTCGCCGGTCCCCGGCCCCGGCTGTCCGGGCTGGCCCGCGCGGTGCTGGCGCAGCTCGCCGCGCTGCACTCCCCCGATCTGCTGGAGATCGTGCTGATCAGCGCGGACGGCTCCCGGCCGGTGGCGGAGCGCGCGGCCGAGTGGTCCTGGCTGGGCTGGCTGCCGCACGTCCGTCCGAACCACGGCCAGGACTGCCGCCTGCTGCTGGCCTACGACCGCGAACAGGCCGCCGCCCGCGCGGAGGAGCTGCTGCGCCGGGTGGACGACCTCACGGCGCGCGGCGCGGGGACCGCCCGGCCCCATGCGATCCCGGCGCAGAGCACGGGGGGTGCCGGGGCGCGGTCGTACCCGCGGCCGTACGACGCCCCGCTGATCCCCCACCAGAGCCAGGCCCCCGGCACACCCGCCGCGCCCGCCGGTCCCCTCGGCGGCCCGGTCCCCGGCTCCCTCTCCCCCGCCTTCGGCGCGCCGCCCCGGAGTCCCCGCCGCCCCTCCTGGGCCAAGGACGAGGCCGACCTGGGCGGCACCGGCTTCCCGGGCCCGTACACGGTGGTCGTGGTGGACGGCGACCCCGGCGGGACCGGACTCCAGGAGGCCCTGGCCCGGCTCGCCGCGGTGGGCCCCCGGGCCGGGGTGCATGTGCTGTGTCTGGCGGAGGTCTCCGCGTCCACGGCGTCCTCCCCGGTGGCCCGTACCTACGACACCGCGTGCACGGTGACCCCGACGCTGCGGCACTGCGGGGCCGTGGCCCTGCTCAGCGGCGATGTGGCCGGCACCCTCCAGCTGATGCGGGTCGCGCCGGGCGGGCCGGTGACGCCCGGGGTGCTCGCGACCGTGGACGCGGTGTCTTCGGCGTGGGCGGAGCGGTTCGCGCGGGCGCTGGCGCCGCTGCGGCCGGACGGACCGGCCGGTGCCGGGCACGCGCGGGTGGCGGCGCCGCTGCCGCAGTCGGCGCGGCTGCTGGACGAGCTGGGCCTGGCCCGGGCCACCCCGGCCTCGCTGATGGCCCGCTGGGCGGACGCGGCCGACGATCCGGAGGCGCTGGGCGGCCGGGCGCGTGCCGTGCTCGGCGCCGGACCGCACGGCCCGGTCACCGCGGATCTGGTGGCCGACGGCCCGCATCTGCTGATCGAGGGCCCGGCGGGCAGCGGCCGTACCGAGCTGCTGCGGGCCGTGGTGGCCTCGCTGGCCGCGGCCGAGCGGCCGGACCGGCTCGGCCTGGTGCTCATCGACGGCCGGGACGGCGTGGGCACCGGCACCGGGCGCAACGAGGGCCTGCGGGTCTGCGTGGAGATACCCCATGTGACGACCCACCTGATCGCCAACGACCCTGTGCGCATGCGGGAGTTCGCGCAGTCGCTCGGCGCGGAGCTGAAGCGGCGCGCGGAGCTGCTGGGCCGCACCGACTTCGCGCAGTGGCACGCGGGGCGGGCGCTGCCGGGCCGCGTCGTCGCGCAGCGCACCCCGCCCGGCGCGGGCGACATCGAGACGCCGCCCAGCTCCACGCTGCGGCTGCGGCCGGGCGCGGCGGCACGCCAACGCGCCGAGGCGGTACCGCCGTTGCCCCGGCTCGTGGTGGTCGTCGACGACCTGGACGCGCTGGTCTCCCCCGCGCTCGGCGCCCCGGGCCGGCCCGCCGCCGGTTCGGTGACCCGGGCCCTGGAGGCGGTGGCCCGGGAGGGCGAGCGGCTCGGCGTGCACCTGGTGGCGGCGGCCGGCACGGACGGCCGTACGGCGGACAGCGAACCGGCCCGCCGGGCGACCCTGCGCGTCCGGCTCGCGGCACCCCAGCAGGGGCCCGACGAACCGGCCCCAGGACGAGGCGAGTTGAACCGCTCGGGCGCCCCCGCGGTGGAGTTCCAGGCGGGCCGGGTCACCGGCCGTATCCCGCGCACCGCGACCCAGCGCCCCACGGTCGTCCCGCTGGACTGGCACCGCATGGGCGACCCGCCCACCCGCCGCCCCGTCCGCGAACTCGGCAACGGCCCCACCGACCTGGCCCTGCTGGCCAGTGCCGTGGAACGCGCCGCCCGCCAGGTCGCGGCCGCCCAGGTGCCCTCGCTGCTGTAG
- a CDS encoding ABC transporter substrate-binding protein, with amino-acid sequence MHSRSSTIRTGRAAGAVAALLAGGLVLGACSGGGGDGRKDKGSSPSAGGSVSLPRLDGAHLEIAAVWTGQEQTNFKKVLAEFEKRTGAKVTFVPAQDPIINFLGSKIAGGQPPDIALLPQPGAIKQAVDKGWAKPVGPDALKEVRKNYSPGWQDIGKVNGKEYGVYYKAANKSLIWYNAKVFENAGAKEPTTWKDLLTTAQAVYDSGVTPFSVPGADGWPLTDWFENVYLSQAGPEKYDQLAQHKIKWTDPSVKQALETLAQIWGKKDYLAGGQDGALQTEFPNSVTQTFTGGDQPKAAMIYEGDFVQVNIGETKAKVGTDAKVFPFPAVGSTAPVVSGGDAAVVLKDSKAAQALMTFLASPDAATIQAKLGGYLSPNKNVPVSAYPNSVQQKIAKSLIASGDDFRFDMSDQAPQAFGGTPGKGEWKDLQDFLKNPGDVAGAQAALEKDAAAAYGNGS; translated from the coding sequence ATGCACAGCAGGAGCAGCACCATCCGGACCGGCCGGGCCGCCGGCGCGGTCGCCGCGTTGCTCGCGGGGGGCCTCGTGCTCGGCGCGTGCTCCGGCGGGGGCGGCGACGGCCGGAAGGACAAGGGGAGTTCGCCGTCCGCCGGCGGCTCGGTGTCGCTGCCCCGGCTGGACGGCGCGCATCTGGAGATCGCGGCCGTGTGGACCGGGCAGGAGCAGACGAACTTCAAGAAGGTGCTGGCGGAGTTCGAGAAGCGGACCGGCGCGAAGGTCACCTTCGTGCCCGCGCAGGACCCGATCATCAACTTCCTCGGCTCCAAGATCGCGGGTGGGCAGCCGCCGGACATCGCGCTGCTGCCGCAGCCCGGCGCCATCAAGCAGGCCGTGGACAAGGGCTGGGCCAAGCCGGTCGGACCGGACGCGCTCAAGGAGGTGCGGAAGAACTACTCGCCGGGCTGGCAGGACATCGGCAAGGTGAACGGCAAGGAGTACGGCGTCTACTACAAGGCCGCCAACAAGTCGCTCATCTGGTACAACGCCAAGGTCTTCGAGAACGCGGGCGCCAAGGAGCCCACGACGTGGAAGGACCTGCTGACGACCGCGCAGGCCGTCTACGACTCCGGGGTCACGCCCTTCTCCGTGCCGGGCGCGGACGGCTGGCCGCTGACGGACTGGTTCGAGAACGTCTACCTCTCGCAGGCCGGCCCCGAGAAGTACGACCAGCTGGCCCAGCACAAGATCAAGTGGACCGATCCCTCCGTGAAGCAGGCGCTGGAGACGCTGGCGCAGATCTGGGGCAAGAAGGACTACCTGGCGGGCGGGCAGGACGGCGCCCTCCAGACCGAGTTCCCGAACTCGGTCACCCAGACCTTCACCGGCGGCGACCAGCCGAAGGCCGCGATGATCTACGAGGGCGACTTCGTGCAGGTCAACATCGGTGAGACCAAGGCGAAGGTGGGCACGGACGCCAAGGTGTTCCCGTTCCCGGCGGTCGGCTCCACCGCGCCCGTGGTCTCCGGCGGCGACGCGGCGGTCGTCCTGAAGGACTCCAAGGCGGCGCAGGCCCTGATGACCTTCCTCGCCTCCCCGGACGCGGCCACCATCCAGGCGAAGCTGGGCGGCTACCTCTCGCCGAACAAGAACGTGCCCGTCTCGGCGTACCCGAACAGCGTCCAGCAGAAGATCGCCAAGTCGCTGATCGCGTCCGGCGACGACTTCCGCTTCGACATGTCCGACCAGGCCCCGCAGGCGTTCGGCGGCACCCCCGGCAAGGGCGAGTGGAAGGATCTCCAGGACTTCCTGAAGAACCCGGGCGATGTCGCGGGCGCCCAGGCCGCGCTGGAGAAGGACGCGGCGGCCGCGTACGGGAACGGGAGCTGA